One part of the Haloprofundus halobius genome encodes these proteins:
- a CDS encoding sugar phosphate isomerase/epimerase family protein, whose translation MARPAIQLYTLREFDEPLTETLLRVGETTYEGVEFAGLGDESPDAIADALDDAGLVPVGAHVGLDAFESDYAATVERYRTLGCDRIVVPSYGEGGFGSVASAMETADDLSSVADRLVADGFEAHYHNHTYEFAALEASSRFETAYDAFAAYSDDQLGLEFDVGLAQHGGVDPTTYLDRYADRLSLIHLTDTNPGDDDTLHVDLDEGVVDLNACVSTAAAADVDWVIHENGLTTDPEATLESSSRRLQELLDDN comes from the coding sequence ATGGCACGACCGGCGATTCAGCTATACACGCTCCGTGAGTTCGACGAACCGTTGACTGAGACGCTGCTTCGCGTCGGCGAGACGACGTACGAGGGTGTCGAGTTCGCCGGTCTCGGCGACGAGTCACCCGACGCAATCGCCGACGCCCTCGACGACGCTGGTCTCGTGCCGGTGGGTGCGCACGTCGGTCTCGACGCGTTCGAATCCGACTACGCGGCGACCGTCGAACGCTACCGGACGCTCGGATGCGACCGAATTGTCGTCCCCAGTTACGGTGAGGGAGGGTTCGGCTCCGTCGCGTCGGCCATGGAGACGGCCGACGACCTGTCGTCGGTAGCGGACCGACTCGTCGCCGACGGCTTCGAAGCACACTATCACAACCACACGTACGAGTTCGCGGCGCTGGAAGCCAGTTCGAGATTCGAGACCGCGTACGATGCGTTCGCCGCGTACTCGGACGACCAGCTCGGTCTGGAGTTCGACGTCGGACTCGCACAGCACGGCGGCGTCGACCCCACGACGTATCTCGACCGCTACGCCGACCGACTCTCGCTCATCCATCTCACCGACACGAACCCCGGCGACGACGACACGCTCCACGTCGATCTCGACGAGGGCGTCGTCGACCTCAACGCGTGCGTCAGTACGGCCGCCGCCGCGGACGTAGACTGGGTGATTCACGAGAACGGACTGACGACCGATCCGGAGGCGACGCTGGAGTCGAGTTCCCGTCGACTCCAAGAACTTCTCGACGACAACTGA
- a CDS encoding Gfo/Idh/MocA family protein has protein sequence MQRIVAVGSETAVRKHVERYRRFDDATVCGVVDADREPCVDEGVGFDDIDVPRYHSLSEVLQTTDGDVDGVDICGPGAAFVDALETALAVSTPVRCDPPVAFDAETFDRLVTASTESEGWILSHSPHRFSRMYERLHSAVESGGIGPIGVARIERAAPFDGPGWNVSYDGVSVVEGPVRTLCAVLAHDVDVLEWTFGPVERVFVRARAGGRYDHAHAVFAFRDGGRATVGTRWHRAETPAPRIGVEYSGKHGRLDFSEDDASTALREGSTPLAVDPPEDDCRGRALRAFIDRLGGSERPPTDVAPVTSSRVVVAARRSADENRPVTLAEESP, from the coding sequence ATGCAACGCATCGTCGCGGTCGGGTCCGAGACGGCGGTGCGAAAGCACGTCGAACGGTACCGGCGGTTCGACGATGCGACCGTCTGTGGCGTCGTCGACGCCGACCGTGAACCGTGCGTCGACGAGGGCGTTGGGTTCGACGATATCGACGTGCCGAGATACCATTCCCTCTCGGAGGTCCTCCAAACCACCGACGGCGATGTCGACGGCGTCGATATCTGCGGACCGGGGGCGGCTTTCGTCGATGCGCTCGAAACTGCACTCGCTGTGAGTACCCCGGTTCGCTGTGACCCGCCAGTTGCCTTCGACGCGGAGACGTTCGACCGACTCGTCACCGCTTCGACCGAGAGCGAGGGGTGGATACTGTCGCACTCACCGCACCGCTTCTCGCGGATGTACGAACGGCTCCACTCGGCCGTCGAATCGGGCGGTATCGGACCGATAGGCGTCGCGCGAATCGAACGGGCCGCGCCGTTCGACGGTCCGGGATGGAACGTGTCGTACGACGGCGTCTCCGTCGTTGAAGGCCCCGTTCGTACGCTCTGCGCCGTTCTCGCGCACGACGTTGACGTGCTGGAGTGGACGTTCGGGCCCGTCGAACGAGTGTTCGTTCGAGCGCGGGCGGGCGGGCGGTACGACCACGCCCACGCCGTGTTCGCGTTTCGAGATGGGGGACGAGCGACCGTCGGTACCCGGTGGCACCGAGCAGAGACTCCGGCCCCACGCATCGGCGTGGAGTACAGCGGCAAACACGGCCGCCTCGACTTCAGCGAGGACGACGCGTCGACTGCGCTCCGCGAGGGGTCGACGCCGCTGGCCGTCGACCCGCCGGAGGACGACTGCCGCGGGCGGGCGCTCCGGGCGTTCATCGATCGTCTCGGAGGGAGCGAGCGTCCGCCGACGGACGTCGCTCCGGTGACGTCTTCGCGGGTCGTCGTCGCTGCGCGCCGCTCCGCGGACGAGAACCGCCCGGTCACGCTCGCGGAGGAGTCGCCGTGA
- a CDS encoding NUDIX hydrolase N-terminal domain-containing protein — MDLMRLLDELRVLSQNGLRYADNPYDEERYERILELACEYYGEAFELPADDVRERFEAELGHVTPKVGAEAAVFDSTGRILLMRRADDGTWCLPCGWVDPNESPAETAVRETHEETGLDVTVVELVDVYHYAPSDRFGPHGRIDVLYRCVVDGGTLELSHEGEALDYREIDDVSVWHKAHETYARDALDASAATTTETDEPSRSSG; from the coding sequence ATGGACCTCATGCGTCTCTTAGACGAGTTACGCGTACTGAGCCAGAACGGACTGCGGTACGCCGACAACCCCTACGACGAGGAACGGTACGAACGAATACTCGAACTGGCATGTGAGTACTACGGAGAGGCGTTCGAACTACCGGCCGACGACGTCCGCGAGCGCTTCGAGGCCGAACTCGGTCACGTCACGCCCAAAGTCGGAGCGGAGGCCGCAGTGTTCGATTCGACGGGGCGCATCCTGTTGATGCGACGCGCCGACGACGGTACCTGGTGTCTCCCCTGTGGCTGGGTCGACCCGAACGAGTCACCCGCCGAAACCGCGGTCCGCGAAACGCACGAGGAGACGGGACTCGACGTCACCGTGGTCGAACTGGTCGACGTGTATCACTACGCCCCGAGCGACCGGTTCGGTCCACACGGCCGCATCGACGTGCTCTACCGTTGTGTGGTCGACGGGGGGACGCTCGAACTTTCGCACGAGGGAGAGGCACTCGACTACCGAGAGATAGACGACGTCTCCGTCTGGCACAAAGCGCACGAGACGTACGCCCGAGACGCGCTCGACGCGTCCGCTGCGACGACGACCGAAACCGACGAACCATCTCGGTCGAGTGGGTGA
- a CDS encoding Gfo/Idh/MocA family protein has product MQRIGLVGSGFMATTHANSYQNIAGAQVVAVASIGENRTEFAAEHAPGAEVYDDAEEMMDDAEISVVDICTPTPTHRPLVEAAAARGLDTFCEKPLARTVEDADAIVERVEEAGITFMTGHVLRYFPEYAEAKRRIDAGEIGTLGTLHTERLSSPPRYGTNSWFGDKAQSGGVLLDMAIHDFDYLRWVAGEVDRVFARTAEWDDGHLNQHSSVVLRFENGAVGHVEASWGYPEGSPFITSYELAGDEGMLEFDARDENAVRVSGGVEGANAPASPLAKSPYTVELEHFLDCVENGDDPEISPADAREAVRVALAAVESSERGEPVSPVEVEA; this is encoded by the coding sequence ATGCAACGAATTGGGTTAGTGGGGAGTGGTTTCATGGCCACGACTCATGCTAACAGCTACCAAAATATTGCTGGCGCGCAGGTCGTCGCGGTCGCATCGATCGGTGAGAACCGAACGGAGTTCGCGGCGGAGCACGCGCCCGGGGCAGAAGTGTACGACGATGCCGAAGAGATGATGGACGACGCCGAGATAAGCGTCGTCGACATCTGTACGCCGACGCCGACGCACCGGCCGCTCGTCGAGGCCGCCGCCGCCCGCGGCCTCGACACTTTCTGCGAGAAACCCCTCGCGCGGACCGTCGAGGACGCCGACGCCATCGTCGAGAGGGTCGAAGAGGCCGGAATCACGTTCATGACCGGGCACGTGTTGCGCTACTTCCCCGAGTACGCCGAGGCGAAACGCCGTATCGACGCGGGCGAGATCGGGACGCTGGGAACATTGCACACCGAACGACTCTCGTCGCCGCCGCGGTACGGCACCAACTCCTGGTTCGGCGACAAGGCGCAGAGCGGTGGCGTCTTGCTGGACATGGCGATCCACGACTTCGACTATCTGCGCTGGGTCGCCGGTGAGGTCGACCGAGTGTTCGCTCGAACCGCCGAGTGGGACGATGGCCACCTCAACCAGCACTCGTCGGTCGTCCTGCGCTTCGAAAACGGTGCTGTCGGCCACGTCGAGGCGTCGTGGGGCTACCCGGAGGGGTCGCCGTTCATTACCAGTTACGAACTCGCCGGTGACGAGGGGATGTTGGAGTTCGACGCTCGCGACGAGAACGCCGTCCGCGTCTCCGGCGGTGTGGAAGGCGCGAACGCGCCCGCGAGTCCGCTGGCGAAGAGCCCGTACACGGTCGAACTCGAACACTTCCTCGACTGCGTCGAGAACGGCGACGACCCCGAGATCTCGCCGGCCGACGCGCGCGAGGCAGTTCGCGTCGCGCTGGCGGCCGTCGAGTCCAGCGAGCGCGGTGAGCCGGTGTCGCCCGTGGAGGTGGAGGCGTGA
- a CDS encoding aldose 1-epimerase, which produces MLPDWNSSPRLSTEFTYRGLDAILLENGYLRVLLLPEKGGDVVSLRDKRTDVDVLWHAPHNWSAPTARYLPSEPNSTWNDHYPGGWQTNLPNAGGGHEIAGSAYGLHGESALLPWDASVVRADDEAVTVRLEVELVRYPFAVERELTLRANESRLRIVEHVTNHGGVELDYVWQQHLALGPPLLSPGARLDVPARRGVVEEYGDGYPNRRLRSGAEFDWPTAPGHDGGDIDLSTDVPGQDAEIHDLAYAVDLTEGWYALTNPELDLGFALRFPTDPFESLWYWQPFGGYAESPFWSRTYNVGLEPTTAYPGDTEGQRASGTMKTLAPGETVEAEFVAATYGGLSSVESVSAEGVVGGTER; this is translated from the coding sequence ATGCTTCCCGACTGGAACAGCAGTCCGCGACTCTCGACCGAGTTCACCTATCGCGGACTCGACGCGATACTGCTGGAGAACGGCTACCTGCGCGTGCTCTTACTCCCCGAAAAAGGCGGTGACGTCGTCTCACTACGCGACAAACGGACCGACGTTGACGTTCTCTGGCACGCACCCCACAACTGGAGCGCCCCGACGGCGCGCTATCTCCCTTCGGAGCCGAACTCGACGTGGAACGACCACTATCCGGGCGGGTGGCAGACGAACCTCCCGAACGCCGGCGGTGGACACGAGATCGCCGGCAGCGCGTACGGGCTGCACGGTGAAAGCGCGTTACTTCCGTGGGATGCGTCGGTCGTTCGCGCGGACGACGAGGCGGTGACGGTCCGACTCGAAGTCGAACTCGTCCGCTACCCGTTCGCCGTCGAACGCGAGCTCACACTCCGCGCCAACGAGTCCCGACTCCGGATTGTCGAGCACGTAACAAACCATGGTGGAGTTGAACTCGACTACGTTTGGCAGCAACATCTCGCACTTGGACCGCCGCTTCTGTCTCCGGGTGCACGGTTGGACGTTCCGGCCCGCCGCGGCGTCGTCGAGGAGTACGGCGACGGCTATCCGAACCGTCGACTCCGGAGCGGTGCCGAGTTCGACTGGCCGACCGCGCCGGGCCACGACGGAGGCGACATCGACCTCTCGACTGACGTACCCGGACAGGACGCCGAGATCCACGATTTGGCGTACGCCGTCGACCTGACCGAGGGGTGGTACGCGCTCACGAACCCCGAACTCGACCTCGGGTTCGCGCTTCGATTCCCGACCGACCCCTTCGAGTCGCTGTGGTACTGGCAACCGTTCGGCGGGTACGCCGAGTCGCCGTTCTGGAGTCGGACGTACAACGTCGGCCTGGAACCGACGACGGCGTACCCCGGCGACACGGAGGGCCAGCGCGCGTCGGGCACGATGAAGACGCTCGCCCCCGGCGAGACCGTCGAAGCCGAGTTCGTCGCCGCGACGTACGGCGGACTCTCTTCGGTGGAGTCGGTCTCCGCGGAGGGTGTGGTCGGCGGGACCGAGCGCTGA
- a CDS encoding PIG-L deacetylase family protein — protein sequence MHLTAVVAHPDDADIFCGGTLAKHAARGDDVTIVYMTRGEYGGFDTTEAEVAATREREAEAAAETLGAEATFLDFEDGRVRYSMENRLQLVDVLREHRPDIVLTHYRDDMHPDHQATSRLVTDAYYMCSLPLLETEYDPWEPQNVYYFGKPTSSFAPDTYVDIGDHQSTKEDAILEHESQVEWLEEHGGIDAEFDGLVEGVRAEARVLGRTRGAEFAEGFVALHKSADEYLN from the coding sequence ATGCATCTCACAGCAGTAGTTGCACATCCCGACGACGCGGACATCTTCTGCGGCGGGACGCTCGCAAAGCACGCCGCCCGGGGCGACGACGTCACCATCGTCTACATGACTCGGGGTGAGTACGGCGGGTTCGACACCACCGAGGCTGAAGTCGCCGCGACGCGCGAACGCGAGGCCGAAGCCGCCGCGGAGACGCTCGGTGCGGAGGCGACGTTCCTCGATTTCGAGGACGGACGGGTACGCTACTCGATGGAGAACCGACTCCAACTCGTCGACGTACTGCGCGAACACCGGCCGGACATCGTCCTCACCCATTACCGTGACGACATGCATCCCGACCACCAGGCGACGTCAAGGCTGGTGACCGACGCGTACTACATGTGTTCGCTCCCGCTCTTGGAGACCGAGTACGATCCGTGGGAACCCCAGAACGTCTACTACTTCGGGAAGCCGACCTCCTCGTTCGCCCCCGACACGTATGTCGACATCGGCGATCACCAGTCGACGAAGGAGGACGCGATCCTCGAACACGAGTCGCAGGTCGAGTGGTTGGAGGAACACGGCGGCATCGATGCCGAGTTCGATGGACTCGTCGAGGGCGTCCGTGCCGAAGCGAGAGTGCTCGGTCGAACCAGAGGTGCGGAGTTCGCCGAAGGGTTTGTCGCACTCCACAAGAGCGCAGACGAGTACCTCAACTGA
- a CDS encoding Rid family detoxifying hydrolase: protein MEEIHTDEAPASIGPFSQAIRDGDRIFVSGQGPVDPDSGDVVSDDIGEQTAQTLDNVAAVLEAGGSSLDSVVKATVFVTDMANYDAVNEVYGEYMSDPYPARSAVEVAALPIDIGVEIEVVATVE, encoded by the coding sequence ATGGAAGAGATACACACGGACGAAGCACCGGCCAGCATCGGCCCGTTCTCGCAGGCGATACGAGACGGCGACCGCATTTTCGTCTCCGGACAGGGTCCGGTCGACCCGGACTCCGGCGACGTCGTCAGCGACGACATCGGCGAACAGACCGCACAGACACTCGACAACGTCGCCGCCGTCCTCGAAGCCGGCGGAAGTTCGCTCGACAGCGTCGTGAAAGCGACGGTGTTCGTCACCGACATGGCGAACTACGACGCCGTCAACGAGGTGTACGGCGAGTACATGAGCGACCCGTATCCCGCCCGCAGCGCCGTCGAAGTCGCCGCCCTCCCCATCGACATCGGCGTCGAAATCGAGGTGGTCGCGACGGTCGAGTGA
- a CDS encoding Gfo/Idh/MocA family protein: MTVRIGLCSVAHLHADSYAACLNNLDDAELVGVTESEERVAEGREKADEYGVDYFDPDALLAEVDGVVVCSTNADHLAWVRRAAHAGVDVLCEKPLAPSVEAAHEMVDLCHRADVHLGVAMPLRFSQPARNAKTAVENGVLGDICFLSGTNRGQMPGSWFVDEAESGGGAVMDHSVHIVDIVRWITGEDVREVYAETETRFNDIPVEDVNLLSMTLTDGTEFVLDGSWSKPDEWDFWGDATLRLVGTEGVVSIDCFDQKIKQTRDTGDPGIRSVFWGSNPDEGLVADFVEAVAEDRPPLKTGADAVNDVAVVEAAYESANASESVDVEASEITSATN, encoded by the coding sequence GTGACGGTCCGCATCGGCCTCTGTTCGGTCGCTCACCTGCACGCTGACTCCTACGCTGCCTGTCTGAACAACCTCGATGACGCCGAACTCGTCGGCGTCACCGAGTCGGAAGAGCGAGTCGCCGAGGGTCGAGAGAAGGCCGACGAGTACGGTGTCGACTACTTCGACCCCGACGCGTTGCTCGCCGAGGTGGATGGCGTCGTCGTCTGTTCGACGAACGCCGACCACCTCGCGTGGGTCCGCCGTGCCGCCCACGCCGGCGTCGACGTACTCTGCGAGAAACCGCTCGCGCCGAGCGTCGAGGCGGCCCACGAGATGGTCGACCTCTGTCACCGTGCCGACGTTCACCTCGGCGTCGCGATGCCGCTTCGGTTCAGCCAACCGGCCCGGAACGCGAAGACGGCCGTCGAGAACGGCGTACTCGGCGATATCTGCTTCCTCAGCGGGACGAACCGAGGGCAGATGCCCGGAAGCTGGTTCGTCGACGAGGCCGAGTCCGGCGGCGGTGCCGTGATGGACCACTCGGTACACATCGTCGACATCGTCCGGTGGATAACGGGCGAAGATGTTCGCGAGGTGTACGCCGAGACCGAGACCCGGTTCAACGACATTCCGGTCGAGGACGTGAACCTGTTATCGATGACGCTCACCGACGGGACCGAGTTCGTCCTCGACGGCTCGTGGAGTAAGCCCGACGAGTGGGATTTCTGGGGCGACGCGACGCTGCGACTCGTCGGCACCGAGGGCGTCGTCTCCATCGACTGCTTCGATCAGAAGATAAAGCAGACGCGCGACACCGGCGACCCCGGGATTCGGTCGGTGTTTTGGGGGTCGAACCCCGACGAGGGACTCGTCGCCGACTTCGTCGAGGCGGTCGCCGAGGACCGCCCACCGCTGAAGACGGGCGCGGACGCCGTCAACGATGTGGCTGTCGTTGAAGCCGCGTACGAATCCGCGAACGCGTCCGAATCCGTCGACGTGGAGGCGAGCGAAATCACCTCGGCGACGAACTGA
- a CDS encoding aminotransferase class V-fold PLP-dependent enzyme has protein sequence MEYESTIYDELGVPNVVNAAGTKTRIGGSRIRPEAVEAMSRAAEAFVRLSDLQVRAGELISEVTGAEAGYVGSGAAACMTLAAAAAIAGDDLGTMAKLPETDDVPNEIVMPRTHRNGYDHAFRAAGARVVDVGNNDNYLGTGSNSTEPWEIADAITEETVAVGYMQKVFSTPPLEGVVEVAHDHGVPVIVDAAAEVPPRENLSAFVEAGADMVVFSGGKAIRGPQTTGILAGKREYVRSAALQHLDMHVAESVWEPPAELFDKEELDGVPRQGIGRPLKVGKEELVGLIAALEAFVDEDQAALSAEWNDRLDVVDDGLEDLPGVTTTREPGGKLMVAPEVYVELDPETAALDAVALVGALRKENPRIFVGSDDLLDGGFTVNPMCLSDDGAEYVVERIRAHLA, from the coding sequence ATGGAGTACGAATCCACCATCTACGACGAGTTGGGCGTGCCGAACGTCGTCAACGCGGCGGGCACGAAGACGCGCATCGGGGGGAGCCGAATCCGACCGGAAGCGGTCGAGGCGATGAGTCGGGCGGCGGAGGCGTTCGTCCGCCTCTCGGACCTGCAGGTGCGAGCGGGCGAACTCATCTCCGAAGTCACCGGCGCGGAGGCGGGGTACGTCGGCAGCGGCGCGGCCGCTTGCATGACGCTCGCCGCGGCGGCGGCCATCGCCGGCGACGACCTGGGGACGATGGCGAAACTCCCCGAAACGGACGATGTACCGAACGAGATCGTGATGCCGCGAACGCACCGAAACGGCTACGACCACGCGTTCCGCGCGGCGGGCGCGCGAGTCGTCGACGTCGGCAACAACGACAACTACCTCGGCACCGGGTCGAACAGCACCGAACCGTGGGAGATCGCCGACGCCATCACCGAGGAGACGGTCGCCGTCGGCTACATGCAGAAAGTGTTCAGCACGCCGCCGCTGGAAGGCGTCGTCGAGGTGGCCCACGACCACGGCGTGCCGGTCATCGTCGACGCCGCCGCCGAGGTGCCGCCCCGGGAGAACCTCTCGGCGTTCGTCGAGGCGGGCGCGGACATGGTCGTCTTCAGCGGGGGAAAAGCCATCCGCGGCCCCCAGACTACAGGTATCCTCGCGGGCAAGCGCGAGTACGTCCGCTCGGCGGCGCTCCAACATCTCGACATGCACGTCGCCGAATCGGTGTGGGAACCGCCGGCGGAACTGTTCGACAAAGAAGAACTGGACGGGGTGCCTCGACAGGGAATCGGACGACCCCTGAAGGTCGGTAAGGAGGAACTCGTCGGCCTCATCGCGGCGCTGGAGGCGTTCGTCGACGAGGACCAAGCGGCGCTCTCCGCCGAGTGGAACGACCGACTCGACGTCGTCGACGACGGTCTCGAAGACCTTCCCGGCGTGACGACGACCCGAGAACCCGGCGGGAAACTGATGGTCGCCCCCGAAGTGTACGTCGAACTCGACCCCGAGACGGCCGCGCTCGACGCGGTGGCGCTCGTCGGCGCACTTCGGAAGGAGAACCCCCGCATCTTCGTCGGTTCGGACGACCTCCTCGACGGCGGCTTCACGGTCAACCCGATGTGTCTCTCCGACGACGGGGCCGAGTACGTCGTCGAGCGGATTCGGGCGCACCTCGCGTAG
- a CDS encoding Gfo/Idh/MocA family protein, which translates to MTVDVGICSTAHVNAEVYAALLSKLPSADLVGISGRNAERTRRYANSVGTAAMSHAELMRATDGVLVCSPTAIHGELIDLALQHDVAILCEKPLATSLTEAKSIRDRCEEQGAVAKMAMPIRYSRPMQRLKERYESGAVGDLLAVSGVNRGRMPGGWFVDPKLAGGGAVADHTDHIVDIVRWITGEEVTEVYAETDTRFYDIPVEDVNVLSMTLSNGASFLLDGSWSTPQKNPFWGDAEVDLVGSEATLSADCFGYRYSHVRDIGHDTHNESIYWGADPNNALLRAFVASIRGESTLAASFDDAVRTAAVIAAAYESVERGEPVDVTY; encoded by the coding sequence GTGACGGTCGACGTCGGCATCTGCTCGACCGCCCACGTCAACGCCGAGGTGTATGCGGCGCTGCTGTCGAAACTTCCGTCGGCCGACCTCGTCGGTATCTCGGGACGCAACGCCGAACGAACGCGGCGATACGCCAACTCGGTCGGTACCGCTGCGATGTCGCACGCTGAACTGATGCGGGCGACCGACGGCGTCCTCGTTTGTTCGCCGACCGCCATCCACGGCGAGTTGATAGACCTCGCGCTGCAGCACGATGTCGCCATCCTCTGCGAAAAACCGCTGGCGACGTCGCTGACGGAGGCAAAATCGATTCGGGACCGCTGCGAGGAACAGGGTGCGGTCGCCAAGATGGCGATGCCGATACGGTACAGTCGCCCAATGCAGCGACTCAAGGAACGATACGAGTCGGGGGCCGTCGGCGACCTCCTCGCGGTGTCTGGGGTCAACCGCGGTCGGATGCCCGGTGGCTGGTTCGTCGACCCGAAACTCGCCGGCGGCGGCGCCGTCGCCGACCACACCGACCACATCGTCGATATCGTCCGCTGGATCACCGGCGAGGAAGTGACCGAGGTGTACGCCGAGACCGATACCCGGTTCTACGACATCCCGGTCGAAGACGTAAACGTGCTGTCGATGACGCTCTCGAACGGGGCGTCGTTCCTGCTCGACGGATCGTGGAGCACGCCGCAGAAGAACCCGTTCTGGGGCGACGCCGAGGTAGATCTCGTCGGGTCGGAGGCGACGCTGTCTGCGGACTGCTTCGGCTACCGATACAGCCACGTCAGAGATATCGGCCACGATACGCACAACGAGTCCATCTACTGGGGTGCTGACCCGAACAACGCACTACTTCGAGCGTTCGTCGCGTCGATACGGGGCGAGTCGACACTCGCGGCGTCGTTCGACGACGCCGTGCGGACCGCCGCCGTGATAGCCGCCGCCTACGAGTCCGTTGAGCGCGGCGAACCGGTTGATGTGACCTACTGA
- a CDS encoding Cdc6/Cdc18 family protein, with protein sequence MTRHDEPVENASALDDAFGARDRIFSQKERLDVGYVPGPANIVARNEEIRRLATALNPAVTGEAPSNVFLYGKTGTGKSLCARYATARIVEAAVEHGVSVGRVVVDCSQEDTETRAVRATVRALNDPDVTGFAVPETGLGRSRYYRLLWQVLDAQFDVALVVLDEIDRLEGDDLLMQLSRAAETGKLDRCSVGVVGISNRIKYRNRLEERVKSSLQEREIVFTPYDRRGLHEIIRSRADAFEGDVLSDDVVSECASLAAEEHGDARKAINLLRHAGELATFDDADAVTVDHVQRADNLAERDRVEALLAGATTQQKATLLAVVSLALVEKTRTFETTEVYAAYEDICAEVSLDALSKRRVHDLLREWEFLEVLEITRTGGGRGRGSFLRHRLLEDPSVIRSVFDESDRFARAGFTSETNTTWSNI encoded by the coding sequence ATGACACGGCACGACGAACCGGTCGAGAACGCGAGCGCCCTCGACGACGCGTTCGGCGCTCGCGACCGAATTTTCTCGCAGAAGGAGAGACTCGACGTCGGCTACGTACCCGGTCCCGCGAACATCGTCGCTCGCAACGAAGAGATCCGTCGACTCGCGACAGCGCTAAACCCCGCGGTCACGGGTGAAGCGCCGAGCAACGTGTTTCTATACGGGAAGACGGGCACCGGAAAGTCGCTCTGCGCCCGGTACGCGACGGCACGAATCGTCGAGGCCGCGGTGGAACACGGCGTCTCGGTGGGTCGCGTCGTCGTCGACTGTTCGCAGGAGGACACCGAAACGCGCGCGGTCAGGGCGACGGTCCGAGCGCTGAACGACCCCGACGTGACCGGTTTCGCCGTTCCGGAGACCGGCCTCGGTCGCTCGCGCTACTACCGCCTGCTCTGGCAGGTGCTCGACGCGCAGTTCGACGTCGCGCTCGTGGTTCTCGACGAGATAGACCGCCTGGAGGGCGACGACCTGCTCATGCAGCTATCGCGCGCGGCGGAGACGGGGAAACTCGATCGGTGCTCCGTCGGCGTGGTCGGTATCAGCAACAGGATAAAGTACCGAAACCGACTCGAAGAGCGGGTCAAGAGCAGCCTCCAGGAGCGCGAAATCGTCTTCACCCCGTACGACCGTCGGGGACTCCACGAGATAATTCGAAGCCGCGCTGACGCCTTCGAGGGCGACGTGCTCTCCGACGACGTGGTCTCCGAGTGCGCCTCTCTCGCCGCCGAAGAACACGGCGACGCTCGGAAAGCCATCAACCTACTGCGTCATGCTGGGGAACTCGCCACGTTCGACGACGCCGACGCGGTCACCGTCGACCACGTCCAGCGTGCCGACAACCTCGCCGAACGAGACCGCGTCGAGGCCCTGCTAGCGGGCGCGACCACCCAACAGAAGGCGACGCTGCTGGCAGTTGTCTCGTTGGCGCTCGTCGAGAAGACGCGGACGTTCGAGACCACCGAAGTGTACGCCGCCTACGAGGACATCTGCGCGGAGGTCAGTCTCGACGCGCTCTCGAAGCGCCGAGTCCACGACCTGCTGCGCGAGTGGGAGTTCCTCGAAGTGCTCGAAATCACGCGGACTGGCGGCGGGCGCGGACGCGGGAGCTTCCTCCGGCACCGACTGCTCGAAGACCCCTCGGTCATCCGATCGGTGTTCGACGAGAGCGACCGGTTCGCCAGGGCGGGCTTCACCTCCGAGACGAACACCACGTGGTCGAACATCTAG